The genomic stretch GCATAACTCTTCTAACGTGTTAATTAATCTTCAAGATGCTATATTTATGGAGCCGACCGAAACAAATGTAATGGATTTAATAATCGCAATTGTTTTAGATTAAATTGGAGGCTAAAAAATAATGCATTATAAAATTAAAGAAGTTAAAGCTAGGGAAATACTCGATTGTAGAGGAAACCCGACAATTGAAGTTGAAGTTATAACAGAAGATGAAGTTTCTGAAATGGCAAGTGTTCCAAGTGGAAAATCTAAGGGGACCCATGAGGCTTTAGAACTTAGAGATGGAGAAAAAAGATATCAAGGAAAGGGTGTTCTTAAAGCTGTTAAAAATATAAATGAAATCATAGCACCTAAATTAAAAGGAAAAGATGTAACCAAACAAAGGGAAATTGATGAACTATTATGTGAGATTGATGGAACTGAAAATAAATCAAAAATAGGCGCTAATGCGATTACTGGAGTTTCTCTTGCTATAGCGAAAGTTGCTAGTAAAGCTTTAGGCATACCTCTTTATAGATATATTGGTGGAGTAAACTCGTATGTTTTACCTGTTCCAGTTTTAGATCTTATAGAAGGGGGAATGCTTGCTGCTACTGATCTTGATTTTCAAGAACATCAAGTAATGCCTATTGGAGCTAAAAGTTTTTCAGAAGCTATAAGAATTGGAATGGAGGTTTACTATGAATTAGGAAAAATTTTAATAAAAAAGTATGGTAAACACTCTTTAAATGTAGGAGTAGAAGGAGGTTATACACCTTTAGGAATGAATGACCCAAGAGAAGCTTTTAAAACTGAATTAAAAGCTATAGAAGAACTTGGATATGAAAAGCAATTCGTGCTTAGTTTAGATGCTGCTGCCACTCATTTATATGATAGAAAAAAAGGGAAATATAATTTAATGGGAAAAGAGATTACTCGAGGAAAGCTTATAGATTTTTATGAGGATTTGGCTTCAACATACCCTATTCAATCGATTGAAGATCCATTGGAAGAAGAGGATTTTGAAGGCTTTGCAGAATTAACAAAAACTTTAAATATTCAAATAATAGGTGATGATCTTTTTACTACAAATATTAAGCGATTAAAGAAAGGAATTGAAATGGGAGCTGCAAACGCTATTTTATTAAAAGTTAATCAAATAGGAACTCTTAGTGAAGCTTTAGATGTTGCTCAATTAGCTTTTAGAAGTCATTATAGCGTACAAGTATCTGAAAGATCAGGTCAAACTGAAGATACATGGCTAGCGGATTTAACTGTTGGATTAAATGCTGGGCAAATAAAAACCGGAGTAACCCGAAGTGAAAGAACAGCACAATATAATCGCCTGCTTAGAATTGAAGAAGAACTTGGAAAATTAGCAAAATACGCTGGAAAAAACTTTCGGCAGCTATTCTAATAACTATTCACTACTTTTTTAAGCGTTTAAAATGAAGGAGAAGTTATTTATTTCTTGTAAGCTTAGGAATAACTCCTGTTGCATATGGTAAGGCTATAACCTCTGCGCATCTTTCCTGACTCCTAAAGGCCATGTTTAAAGCAGTTTTTATAGAGCTTACTACCGTCAGAAATTTAATTCTTTTAAGCTGAGGTTGGGATGAAACAACTATGAGTTTACACTTCTTTAATACCCTAGCTAGTAAATAGCAATGGTCAAACTCAGGTTTAAAATCTTCCCTTTTAATTTTTTCAATTAAATCATTTAATGATGATGCTTTTTTTAACCAATAGCTAAATAAATGTGGACCTATTCCATCTCTACTTTCAGTAAGTAAAATGATAGTGCCTCCTTTTTTTACAATTAACTCAGCTGCTATAATGGATTTAACGGACTGATAAAAATCACGATCTAAAGGATAGCCTGAAGATGTTATAACTATATCTGCTTGTTGGTTAACTTTAGCAGTCGCATAATGTTTATAAAATTCAACACCGTTATAGTAAGCTTCTAAAAAATCGCCTGCAACTACCTTTGTAATTTCTTTTCTCTTATTAAGCGCCACATTAACCATAAAGTCGATTCCAACCATTCGTGCGGCTTCAACCATATCTTCATGAATTGGGTTTCCATTTAAAATGCCAATTTTAGCTTTAAAATGCTCGAAAAATTCCGGTCTATGATTCCATTTAATAGTGTTAATGCCAGAAACTCCAGGAAGAATGCTTTTTCTTCCACCAGTAAAGCCTGCAAATTCATGAGGTTCTATATACCCTGTTATAATTTTTACATCAGCATTGGTTACTAAAGTATTCACTTCAACAGGAGTCCCCCTTGATGTATCACCTATATATTTAATTTTCTTTTTATTAAGCGGCTCATGATTCAAAACTTTAATTTTTTCTAAAATCTTCTTCCCAAGCATCTGCTTAAGTTCTATCTTAGTATTAGGTGTATGCATACCAAGAGCAACTAAAATTTTTATATCTCTTACAGCTAAATTATATAATTCATCTAGTATACAGGAAACGATTTTCCTATTTGGAACTGGACGTGTTTTATCGCTAATAACGATCACAACTTTACTATGAGGTTTAACAACCTCATTAAGAGGTAAAGTGTTTATAGGATTTTGCAATGCTTTTTTTATTCCTTCCGCCTCGTTTGCAAGGCCTTTAAGACTTTTCATTTTTAAAACTTGAAGTAAATTACTTTTTGGGATTCTCACTATAACTTCTTTCTGTCCAAAAGGAAATTTTATTAGATCTCTCAAAATACTCCCTTCTTATTCTAAGATAAAAGATAATTAAAAACTTAGTAGTGTAAAATAAAGGTATCTTTACTTACTTTTTAAAGCTAGAATCACTTCATTACTAAAAACTTCGATGGTCTCTACTCCATTTACAAAGGAGAGACGAAGATTAGTAACATCAATATTCATGCAGCTTTTGATTTTTTCAACTATATGTTCTGAAGAGCTAACAAAATAATCACTAATAAACTCATCGAGTTTTATTTATAACTTTTGCATATGATAAGGCTAATTTTTCAGCTTTCTCATTTGTTTTCGCTAAAACAACAATACTATGGATCCGCACTAATTTTGGAAGCGGATCCTAAAAATTGATTTTATACTTTTTTTAAAAAATTTGAAAGTTTTTACATGCTTAGACGGGCTAAGTGTACTTTGTACTTATTTGCTTGTTTAAGGGTGAAGAGTTCAAAGGAAATTATATAGCCTTAACGCTTAAAGCTGTTAAATCTTGGCTTAAATTTAATGGCGT from Candidatus Bathyarchaeota archaeon encodes the following:
- the eno gene encoding phosphopyruvate hydratase, whose product is MHYKIKEVKAREILDCRGNPTIEVEVITEDEVSEMASVPSGKSKGTHEALELRDGEKRYQGKGVLKAVKNINEIIAPKLKGKDVTKQREIDELLCEIDGTENKSKIGANAITGVSLAIAKVASKALGIPLYRYIGGVNSYVLPVPVLDLIEGGMLAATDLDFQEHQVMPIGAKSFSEAIRIGMEVYYELGKILIKKYGKHSLNVGVEGGYTPLGMNDPREAFKTELKAIEELGYEKQFVLSLDAAATHLYDRKKGKYNLMGKEITRGKLIDFYEDLASTYPIQSIEDPLEEEDFEGFAELTKTLNIQIIGDDLFTTNIKRLKKGIEMGAANAILLKVNQIGTLSEALDVAQLAFRSHYSVQVSERSGQTEDTWLADLTVGLNAGQIKTGVTRSERTAQYNRLLRIEEELGKLAKYAGKNFRQLF
- the larA gene encoding nickel-dependent lactate racemase; the encoded protein is MRDLIKFPFGQKEVIVRIPKSNLLQVLKMKSLKGLANEAEGIKKALQNPINTLPLNEVVKPHSKVVIVISDKTRPVPNRKIVSCILDELYNLAVRDIKILVALGMHTPNTKIELKQMLGKKILEKIKVLNHEPLNKKKIKYIGDTSRGTPVEVNTLVTNADVKIITGYIEPHEFAGFTGGRKSILPGVSGINTIKWNHRPEFFEHFKAKIGILNGNPIHEDMVEAARMVGIDFMVNVALNKRKEITKVVAGDFLEAYYNGVEFYKHYATAKVNQQADIVITSSGYPLDRDFYQSVKSIIAAELIVKKGGTIILLTESRDGIGPHLFSYWLKKASSLNDLIEKIKREDFKPEFDHCYLLARVLKKCKLIVVSSQPQLKRIKFLTVVSSIKTALNMAFRSQERCAEVIALPYATGVIPKLTRNK